The nucleotide sequence TTGACGATGGCTCCTTGTGCGGCTAAAATTTGATTAGCTGGAATAATTGCACCTGAATTAATATATCCAGCGTCAGTATAAAGTTTTGTCACAGCCGCCTCGACTTGCAACAGTTGGGCAAAGGTAAGGGGACGCTTCGTAAATGGGGCAGTTATTTTAGCCAATTCTTCGTTGCTAAATACCGTATTGCCTTCAAACTCGAACCGACTCACGGTAATTGTTCCAGGGATGTTGGAGGGATAAGGAGAAGAAGAAGGCGTTGGCGTTGGACTCTTTGGAGGAACTTCTGGTAGGGGTTGTGGACTGGGGTGTTGTGGGGGACTAGAAGGAATAGGGTTAGGACTTTGAGACAAGATTGTTGAATTTAAAAATAAAAATTCATTTTTTAAAGCTTTTTGAGGATATGTCTCAGCGAAAACCGGCATTACCTCTATTTTTAGCAAAAAAATCAAATAAACTAATTTTTTAGGACAAATATTCGACATTAGCTGGACAAATAACGATTAAAATTTTCTAATCAGACTCTACCCTCTGGCGGGGTTTAAAATAATTTACTATGATTGCCTCTATTTCTGTCGCAAAAGGGATAAAATTGCAAGCCGGCTCAAGCTTGTCTGGAATTTAACAGTCCATACCCCCTTTTCTTGTGGCAAAAAACCGATATAAGACCGGCAAAAATTTTCCGCATTGTCGATCAAATGTAGTTGTGAGGTTCAGCTAATGTTGTATGCGCCCAACCTGTAGCATAGCAAAGATTTACCTCATGATGATGAGGAAGCTATATTTAACGATAAAATTAGTAATAATGCCTCCCATCCTAATCCTAAAAATCACCTATGCTAAAGAACCAACAATTACTCTTTATAATTACCATAGGATGGTCGCTAGTAGGGACTAATTCTATAAATGCTCAATCGACGATTCGTGTCACTAGCGTAAATAAGCAGCCTATAAATCATTCTTGGCCAGCACCGTCCAAGACTCAACAGTCATCCACCAACCGGATTGACCATCAACCTACTATCAATCCTATCACTCAAGTATCTTTCACCCCTCCTCCCAAGGAAGGAAAACCTGATAAAACGACAGGCGCAGGCTCACGTCAGGATGGGCAATGTCCTCAAGATCTGACGCAATTCACCACTCCTGACACCTCATCAAGTAAACTGTCTCTAGCGGCACTTGTACCGAATAGCAACTACGGCTTAACAGGAGCAGAACGTCCGACTTTTTTGGTTTACCTGCCAAAAACCTCTGCCAAACAAATTGTTTTAAGCATCAAAGAAGAGGGTATTAAGCACTATTCTCAAACTTTCTTGCCCATAACTCAATCAGCAGGAATCATCAAAATAAAGCCTTCTGACGATACACCGCCTCTACAAGTCAACAAAAATTATCAGTGGGCTGTTGTATTAGTTTGCGGAGAAAGGCCCGGACCTAACGATCCCATGATTGCCTCATGGGTACGCCGAGTGGATCTTCCTAACTCAACTTCTCAGCAGTTAGCCGAAAAAACTCCCCTAATGCAAGCGGCTTGGTATGGTAACCAAGGAATTTGGTATGATTCTCTAGTGGCTCTTGCTCAAGCTAGACAAGTTCAATCTCATCAATATTCCATGACACAGATCTGGGCTAACTTTCTGACCTCTGTTGGATTGGAGTCATTTTCAAATGAAAAATTGCAATTTTAAATATTAGTTTGCTTTTTATCAATAAAAGCTTGATTTTTCTTACTTTCTGACAGTTTGAGATAGGCAATTGCTATGTGGCCTGCCTCTGGATACTCTCGGCAAACTTCTAAGAGTTCTGTCAAAGTGTAGTGCAATAAAAGTTTGTCGAGTTGTTTATTGGCAATAGTGACTAAAGCGATGGCACCCGCCAGGAATGTCATGCTCGAGGGAACCACAGGAACCCACCAACCTTGCAAAAACAAGATATAGGCTAACCCAAATAGCCCTATACTGATCAGCAACAAACCTATAGCCATCACCACAGAAGATTTATTCCACCAGCTTATCCCGGCTCCCAATACAGCTAGGGCAAAAATCCATAACCATTCTAAAGGCTCTTTCCAAACCCGCAGCAGAGGCCGCCCATCTTTTGAAGCACTAATGATTTGGCTGATAATATTAGCATGAATAAACACCCCTGGCATAGGAGTAGGAGAATTAAACCAATTACTGCTGTAAGGGGTATAAAAGAAATCATTAATGCTTTGGGCTGTTGTTCCGAGCAGGACGAGGCGAGAGCGGAAACTATTAAGCGGAATTTGGTTATTAAGCACTTGTGTCAGCGAAAAATTTAAAAAATCCGCCTGAGAACCTCGAAAATTGAGTAATATTTGATAGCCTCCTGACTGAGCGCAAACATAACCCCCATCATTGGCTTCAAAGCGTTTAAAGGTTGCTTTGCCTAAAAGGATAGTATAGGGATCATTATCAAGGGTTTTCTCAGTGATTCCTTGAGCCTCTAGATAGTTTAAGGCGAGTTTTAGGGCTAAACTATAGCGAACTTTATTATCAGAGAGCCTCACAGACAACAAGGCGCGGCGTATTTTACGGTCTGTATCTATAACGACATCAGAAAAACCCACTTGTCCACGCTCACTTAAAATCGCAGGAGGAGCAATTGGATTTTCTACGACTTTTTCAATGCCAAATAAATTAGGCGTTGATTGAAATAATTTAATTAAATTGTTATGACCGGGTTCTACGGGTAAATCTCGATAAAGATCTAAACCAATGGCTTGAGGATTTTGGGCTTTAATATTAGTAATTGCTTGAGCCAAACTAAGATCAGGTATAGGCCATGTTCCGATTTTTTTAAGGTCTGACTCATCGATAGTCACAACGACGACTCGTTTTTCTATGGGTTCTGTAAGTCGCCAACGAAAAAATTGATCTAGCATTCCCCATTCTAATTCTTGCAGCAAGCCGCTATTACGTAGCAGTAGTATAGGAATAGTCACACCGATGGCAACTAGAGCGAGCCAATACCCTGCTATGCGCTGTTTTTTAACTGTCTCTCTGGCTTTTTGCCTTGCTGTGGCCAAAAACTGGCTGGCTTTTTCAATGTTATGAAGTGCTGATTGCGCTTGCCGTTTGGCTAAATCTTGACTAGCAACTAAATATTGATAATCTAAATCACTGAGGCTTTTACCCAATGCCCAAGCTAAAGCATCCAGTAAGCTTTGTCCTTGTAATAAATAGGATTCATCCTGACAATTTGACGCTGACCAGGCGGTGATCGCTGTTCCATAGGGACGTAACTGACATAATTTTTCTTGTAGCCATTTTTCATTAAACACAGATTCATAAATACGATTATAAACTTTTAGTTTTCCCTGTTGTTCTACTACTAACCCAGACAATCGTAATTCTAGATGTTCAGGACTTAACTCGGCGGCAATCTCTCCCTGATCCCGAATATTTTGATAAAGTCCTAATAGTCGGCTTAATTTTGCTTGATTTCTGTAACAAATTCTGTCTCGAATCGTTCTTAAATGCTCCGGCTCATCTTGAGATTCCCAATTTTCAATAATACGTGACCTGACCACTTGTTCCACTGAGAAAAAATTATTAATAGTTGACTCATCGACCACAAGATTACAGAGTTTTTGGGTAAGAAAGGGTTGCCCGCCCGTCCAATCTAATATTTGCTTCATCACAGCTTTAGGATTATCGACTTTTCCTTGCAACCCCTTAATTAAAGGTTGTACTTCGTGAAGTTGAAAGCCCTGTAATTTGATCGCTTTGCCAATATTAAAGGGGGTTTGTGTCTTATCTTGAATTAAATCGTTAGGAGTGGCTACCCCCAGCAGGGCAAAAGTTAAGCGTTTATATTCAGCATTAATATTTCGTTGTCCTAAAAAGAAGCGAATGAGGGCAAAAAAATCATTTAAAGAGAATTTTTGACTGAGAACTCGATCAATTTCATCGATAAAAACCACTATGTTTTCTCTGATTTCGACTAATAATACTTCTTCGACAAATAAACTTAAACGCTGTACAGGAGATAATAGATCTCGTCGTTCTCGCCACCAAGTCCGCCATTGAATTTTAGAATTAAGTTGACAACTACTGACTAATGATTGAACGATACCGGCATACCACTGTTCTGGGGTCATTTCTTGTTTTCCCATGCCGGTTAAATCAATAAAAGCACAGATGGTTCCTTGGGCCTGTAGTTTTTGCATTGTCCGCACCCGTAAGCTAGATTTACCCATTTGTCGGGAATTAAGGACATAACAAAACTCTGCCGCCACTAAAGCTTCATAAAATATCGAGTCAGCTTGTCGAGTTACGTAACTAGGCGCTTGACTATCAAGGCTGCCTCCTACTTGGTATTCAAATTTTGATTGATTTGGTGTCATTTATACGGGCTTTAATTTTCCTTCACGAGGCAGGAGTAACAATAATTTCTAATCTCATCCTAGCTTTTCGTTTTACAGATGGTGACCCTCACCTGACTTTTCCAGACTTTTTACATTCATGACCTGACTTTTTCTGATTTTTGTCGGGACTGAATCGGCAATTTCGGGAACAATTCCTGATTTTTTTGCCTTACCTTTTACTCTCTTAATGTTACATTTATAAAACGCGGCGGAAATACTCTCGATATAAATTACACCGAGGTATTACCATATTATCGAGTCGTTGCACTAATCCTATACTATGTAATTTATAAATTTGTATCGACTCTAACTCAACTGGTTCTGATGAGTTAACCACCCTTTTGAAAGCCTCAGCTAATTCTGAGTTTTTTTTGAGAATTTCTAACTGTCGGCGTAAATGATTATTATAAATCCCTGATTCTGTAGAAGCTTGTTGTAATAACTGTTCTAGGTTTATATTATTGGCTTTCACTTGATACATAGCCAACTGTCCTAAATAAGGATGTCCTCCCACCATTTTCATCAATTTTTCTACCTGAGACTCATGCCAATTGAGGGCATAAAGATCAGCTAATTTTTTTACCTGCTTTTGCTCAAATTCCTTTAATTCTATAGGGACTCCAGCATTAAACGGAGATTGATTCATATCTAAAGGAATATAACATTCCGTAGAATGTGCCATCACTAAGCGCAGTTGTTTCCAGATGGGAGAAATTTTTCCCTTTTCATGCCAACTTCTTAGCATCCCGAAAAAGTCTTCAACTACATCAATATAAGTAAAAATTCGCTCAACTTCATCTAATCCCAATACCAAAGGACAGTTGATCGTTGTCAACAAATACTCTTCAAAATAGACCGTACAATTATCATTGCTTCCTAAAATATCTGTATCCCAATAATTATTTAACTGATTTTCGATTTTTAACTGACGGCTAACCATTAAACAAAGCCAGCGTAGAAACTTATCTAAATTGGTTAAAATACTGCGCTCTACACTGCTCAAATTTAAATACACAGTTTGATAATTATGGGATTGGGAATATGCTATAATTCGAGTTAGTAAGGAAGTTTTACCCATCAGCTTTGGCGCTTTAATCCGAATCAGAGAACCCGGTTTAATAACAGTTTGATAACAAAGTTCTTCTACAAAGTCTCGCTCTAAATAAAAAGGGGAATTTAAAGAAACTGATCCCTCCGGAAAGGATAAGTCTGTTACTGATGAAACCGTTGGCAATTTGACAGTCGTGTTAGGGTTACTTAATCGAGTCTGCTGTTTGGCCCATGCTCTTTCCATTGCCCCTTTAAAATTACTTTTATTAACATCTTCTCCTAAAGCAATAGAAAGCTTTTGCCATAATTTAGGCCCGATATCTCCTCTGAGATAATTAACAGAAAGATGATAAATTTCTCCCATTTTTTCATAAGTAAAACCTTGCCAAGCTCCTTGTAAAACTTGCATTTCAACATCTTTAAGATATTCTTGAAAATTCTCAAAGAGGACTTTCTCTGCAACTTGTTTAGCTTGTTCCCAACTGAAAGCTGATTTGTCATTCATCGTTACTCAAAATTTCTTAAAATTTTATAACTAAATTTTAGTCTACAGTAACTAAACAAATCCGAAAAATTCCCGCCGCCGTCGTGAGAGCATCCCTTAAACTTAATGAAGACCGGATTTTAGCAACAGTAAATATTGCAGATTTGAAAAATTTTGTTAATTTTGTTTTCGATGATTTCTAGGGTTTCTAGACCAAAGTGAGCAACGATACGTTTAGCCTTGACTTCTCCCCGCTCTAAAGAGACAAAGTATGATCTCGCATGGGTTGATCGAGATACATAGCATAAAGGAGGGGAGCATCTAAGCCGGTTAAGAGTTTTTCAGTGACCATTAAAATTTTTCGGGACTCTCCAATTATGATAAAGGTTGAATGCGGCACATAATATCTTTGAGGGTAACCTAGATAAATCACTGAAATAATGATTAGTCTGATTTTAGTAATAGTAGCAGTAGCCATCGCTTTTTTAGTCGGGATGTGGTTGGGAATGGCAATGAGTTTATCGCAAAAGGAGCCAAAACCACCCAGAGAGATTACAGAGTCAGAAAGAGAGCAAATTTTAGAGGTACTGCGTCAACGGCGAACCATACAGGCTCTTAAACTCTATCGTAAATGTTCGGGAGCATCCCTAAAAC is from Gloeothece verrucosa PCC 7822 and encodes:
- a CDS encoding DUF928 domain-containing protein; the encoded protein is MLKNQQLLFIITIGWSLVGTNSINAQSTIRVTSVNKQPINHSWPAPSKTQQSSTNRIDHQPTINPITQVSFTPPPKEGKPDKTTGAGSRQDGQCPQDLTQFTTPDTSSSKLSLAALVPNSNYGLTGAERPTFLVYLPKTSAKQIVLSIKEEGIKHYSQTFLPITQSAGIIKIKPSDDTPPLQVNKNYQWAVVLVCGERPGPNDPMIASWVRRVDLPNSTSQQLAEKTPLMQAAWYGNQGIWYDSLVALAQARQVQSHQYSMTQIWANFLTSVGLESFSNEKLQF
- a CDS encoding CHASE2 domain-containing protein: MTPNQSKFEYQVGGSLDSQAPSYVTRQADSIFYEALVAAEFCYVLNSRQMGKSSLRVRTMQKLQAQGTICAFIDLTGMGKQEMTPEQWYAGIVQSLVSSCQLNSKIQWRTWWRERRDLLSPVQRLSLFVEEVLLVEIRENIVVFIDEIDRVLSQKFSLNDFFALIRFFLGQRNINAEYKRLTFALLGVATPNDLIQDKTQTPFNIGKAIKLQGFQLHEVQPLIKGLQGKVDNPKAVMKQILDWTGGQPFLTQKLCNLVVDESTINNFFSVEQVVRSRIIENWESQDEPEHLRTIRDRICYRNQAKLSRLLGLYQNIRDQGEIAAELSPEHLELRLSGLVVEQQGKLKVYNRIYESVFNEKWLQEKLCQLRPYGTAITAWSASNCQDESYLLQGQSLLDALAWALGKSLSDLDYQYLVASQDLAKRQAQSALHNIEKASQFLATARQKARETVKKQRIAGYWLALVAIGVTIPILLLRNSGLLQELEWGMLDQFFRWRLTEPIEKRVVVVTIDESDLKKIGTWPIPDLSLAQAITNIKAQNPQAIGLDLYRDLPVEPGHNNLIKLFQSTPNLFGIEKVVENPIAPPAILSERGQVGFSDVVIDTDRKIRRALLSVRLSDNKVRYSLALKLALNYLEAQGITEKTLDNDPYTILLGKATFKRFEANDGGYVCAQSGGYQILLNFRGSQADFLNFSLTQVLNNQIPLNSFRSRLVLLGTTAQSINDFFYTPYSSNWFNSPTPMPGVFIHANIISQIISASKDGRPLLRVWKEPLEWLWIFALAVLGAGISWWNKSSVVMAIGLLLISIGLFGLAYILFLQGWWVPVVPSSMTFLAGAIALVTIANKQLDKLLLHYTLTELLEVCREYPEAGHIAIAYLKLSESKKNQAFIDKKQTNI
- a CDS encoding AAA-like domain-containing protein; protein product: MNDKSAFSWEQAKQVAEKVLFENFQEYLKDVEMQVLQGAWQGFTYEKMGEIYHLSVNYLRGDIGPKLWQKLSIALGEDVNKSNFKGAMERAWAKQQTRLSNPNTTVKLPTVSSVTDLSFPEGSVSLNSPFYLERDFVEELCYQTVIKPGSLIRIKAPKLMGKTSLLTRIIAYSQSHNYQTVYLNLSSVERSILTNLDKFLRWLCLMVSRQLKIENQLNNYWDTDILGSNDNCTVYFEEYLLTTINCPLVLGLDEVERIFTYIDVVEDFFGMLRSWHEKGKISPIWKQLRLVMAHSTECYIPLDMNQSPFNAGVPIELKEFEQKQVKKLADLYALNWHESQVEKLMKMVGGHPYLGQLAMYQVKANNINLEQLLQQASTESGIYNNHLRRQLEILKKNSELAEAFKRVVNSSEPVELESIQIYKLHSIGLVQRLDNMVIPRCNLYREYFRRVL
- a CDS encoding 50S ribosomal protein L13; the encoded protein is MISLILVIVAVAIAFLVGMWLGMAMSLSQKEPKPPREITESEREQILEVLRQRRTIQALKLYRKCSGASLKQAAEAIEELKKQLN